One segment of Bradyrhizobium sp. CB2312 DNA contains the following:
- a CDS encoding TorF family putative porin → MKKVALLATALAMVTGSAFAADMPVKALKAPPPPAFDPWDIAFGGGIMSDYIFRGVTQSNHQPSVAAYFEPRYNVNKDLQLYVGTSAESISFPNRAAAEVDIYGGIRPTFGMFAFDFGIWGYLYPGGSCFGSQGTLAQGNCGSSLDNSVGPIGLPINGNFAKKDASFYEVYAKLNITLNDQWAVGFNEYYSPNFLNLGAWGNYASITGKWTAPSTTFGASGVGMYVSGEFGRQWLGTSDIFYGIAGDPRYANGIKEPSYNTWNIGVGFTYKVFTLDLRYYDTDLSKGNCNAFTSDFSATNSSPGFVTPINGGANATTAFGSNWCSAAGVAKLSVDLTAMSNLK, encoded by the coding sequence ATGAAGAAAGTAGCTTTGTTGGCAACGGCGCTGGCAATGGTGACGGGTTCGGCTTTTGCGGCAGACATGCCGGTCAAGGCATTGAAGGCTCCGCCGCCGCCCGCCTTCGACCCCTGGGACATCGCCTTCGGCGGCGGTATCATGAGCGACTACATCTTCCGCGGCGTGACCCAATCCAACCACCAGCCGTCGGTCGCCGCTTATTTCGAGCCGCGCTACAACGTCAACAAGGACCTCCAGCTCTACGTTGGTACGTCCGCGGAGAGCATCTCGTTCCCGAACCGCGCTGCGGCCGAGGTCGACATCTACGGCGGTATCCGCCCGACCTTCGGCATGTTCGCCTTCGACTTCGGTATCTGGGGTTACCTCTATCCGGGCGGAAGCTGCTTTGGCTCGCAAGGCACCCTCGCTCAGGGCAATTGCGGCAGCAGCCTCGACAACTCGGTGGGCCCGATCGGCCTGCCGATCAACGGCAATTTCGCCAAGAAGGACGCGAGCTTCTACGAAGTCTATGCCAAGCTGAACATCACCCTGAACGATCAGTGGGCGGTCGGCTTCAACGAATACTACTCGCCGAACTTCCTGAACCTCGGCGCCTGGGGCAACTACGCTTCGATCACGGGCAAGTGGACCGCGCCCAGCACGACCTTCGGTGCCAGCGGCGTCGGCATGTATGTGTCGGGTGAATTCGGCCGTCAGTGGCTCGGCACCTCCGACATCTTCTACGGCATCGCGGGTGACCCGCGGTATGCCAACGGCATCAAGGAGCCCAGCTACAACACCTGGAACATCGGTGTCGGCTTCACCTACAAGGTGTTCACGCTCGATCTGCGCTACTATGACACCGACCTGTCGAAGGGCAATTGCAACGCCTTCACCAGCGACTTCTCGGCCACCAACTCCAGCCCCGGCTTCGTCACCCCGATCAACGGCGGTGCAAACGCAACCACGGCGTTCGGCTCCAACTGGTGTAGCGCTGCTGGCGTCGCCAAGCTCTCGGTCGACCTGACGGCGATGAGCAACCTGAAGTAA
- a CDS encoding ABC transporter ATP-binding protein/permease — protein sequence MKNISATLAVVWRIAGPYFRSEDKWAGRGLLGVVIAMELTLVAINVLLNQWQNRFYSALQAYDLNEFVMEVWIFIGLAFTYVAVAVYKLYLNQWLQIRWRRWLTQHYLGEWLEGATHYRMQLKGDPADNPDQRITEDVKNFVEQTLVLGLGLLSSIVTLASFVVILWGLSNKAPLHIYGTDIVIPGFLVWCALVYAVLGTGLTHWIGAPLINLNFEQQRFEADFRFNLIRVRENSEQIALLKGEGAERGHLLHRFGFVIANWYAIMSRTKRLTAFTASYGQAATIFPYVVVAPAYFAKRIQLGDMMQTGSAFGSVQDALSFFVTAYRSLAEWRAIVARLDGFEMSVSSAATLAAREPTIGVARSSGKAITLAQLLVDLPNGEPLVSADAFTVEPAERVLVSGPSGSGKSTLFRAIAGIWPFGTGSIAIPEKARLMMLPQRPYFPIGPLGDAVIYPSEHGTVAPEKIAEALNAVGMPRLAKRLDEDGHWNRILSLGEQQRLGLARALLHTPDYLFLDEATASLDEPSEARLYRLLADKLPQATIVSIGHRSTLDAFHTRKVMMVQDGNIHTLGEAAQAETTAAR from the coding sequence GTGAAGAACATCAGCGCCACGCTCGCGGTCGTCTGGCGAATCGCCGGTCCGTATTTCCGATCGGAAGACAAATGGGCCGGCCGCGGCCTGCTCGGCGTCGTCATCGCGATGGAGCTGACGCTGGTGGCGATCAACGTGCTGCTCAATCAATGGCAGAACCGGTTCTACAGCGCGCTCCAGGCCTACGATCTCAACGAGTTCGTCATGGAGGTCTGGATCTTCATCGGCCTTGCCTTCACCTACGTCGCAGTGGCCGTCTACAAGCTTTACCTGAACCAGTGGCTCCAGATCCGCTGGCGGCGATGGCTGACGCAACACTATCTCGGCGAATGGCTCGAAGGCGCCACGCATTACCGGATGCAGCTCAAGGGCGACCCGGCCGACAACCCGGACCAGCGTATCACCGAGGACGTCAAGAACTTCGTCGAGCAAACGCTCGTCCTTGGCCTTGGTCTGCTGTCGTCGATCGTGACGCTGGCATCGTTCGTCGTCATCCTCTGGGGCCTGTCCAACAAGGCCCCCCTGCACATCTACGGCACCGATATCGTCATCCCGGGTTTTCTGGTCTGGTGCGCGCTGGTCTACGCGGTCCTGGGCACGGGGCTGACGCACTGGATCGGCGCTCCGCTCATCAACCTCAATTTCGAGCAGCAGCGCTTCGAGGCCGACTTCCGCTTCAACCTGATCCGCGTGCGCGAAAATTCCGAGCAGATCGCGCTGTTGAAGGGTGAGGGCGCGGAGCGAGGACATCTGCTGCACCGCTTCGGCTTCGTCATCGCCAACTGGTACGCGATCATGAGCCGGACCAAGCGCCTCACCGCCTTCACGGCGAGCTATGGCCAGGCGGCAACGATCTTTCCCTACGTCGTGGTCGCTCCGGCCTACTTCGCCAAACGCATCCAGCTCGGCGACATGATGCAGACCGGCTCGGCTTTCGGCAGCGTGCAGGATGCGCTGTCCTTCTTCGTCACGGCCTACCGCTCGCTCGCCGAATGGCGCGCCATCGTCGCCCGTCTCGACGGCTTCGAGATGTCGGTCAGCTCCGCCGCCACCCTCGCCGCGCGCGAGCCGACCATCGGCGTTGCGCGCTCGAGTGGCAAGGCAATCACCCTTGCGCAGTTGCTGGTGGATCTGCCGAACGGCGAGCCGCTGGTCAGCGCCGATGCCTTCACGGTCGAGCCGGCGGAGCGGGTGCTGGTGAGCGGGCCATCCGGCTCCGGCAAGTCGACGTTGTTCCGGGCGATCGCCGGCATCTGGCCATTCGGCACCGGGAGCATCGCCATTCCCGAAAAGGCCAGGCTGATGATGCTGCCGCAGCGGCCGTATTTTCCGATCGGCCCGCTCGGCGACGCCGTGATCTATCCGTCCGAGCACGGCACGGTCGCGCCCGAGAAGATCGCGGAGGCGCTCAACGCGGTCGGCATGCCGCGGCTGGCCAAACGGCTCGACGAGGACGGTCACTGGAACCGGATCCTGTCGCTCGGCGAGCAGCAGCGGCTGGGGCTCGCCCGCGCGCTGCTGCATACGCCGGACTATCTGTTCCTGGACGAGGCCACGGCATCCCTGGACGAGCCCTCCGAGGCCCGGCTGTACCGGCTGCTCGCGGACAAGCTGCCGCAGGCCACCATCGTCTCGATCGGCCACCGCTCGACGCTGGATGCCTTCCACACCCGCAAGGTGATGATGGTGCAGGACGGCAATATCCACACCCTGGGCGAGGCGGCCCAGGCGGAGACGACCGCGGCGCGCTGA
- a CDS encoding L-lactate permease — protein sequence MWNQIYDPLHSPVLSTIAAAVPVVTLLVLIASGRVQAHIAAVIAVIVTNLITIFVFTMPANMSIRASILGIVTGFFPIGWIVLNVIFLYQVTVSTGRFELLKRAVGGVTEDRRLQLLLIAFSFGAFFEGASGFGTPVAITGAVLIGLGFSPLAASGLSLIANTAPVAYGALGTPIQGLASVTGLDPYILGAMVGRQLPFFSLIVPFWVVWAFAGWKGMKDVWPAILVTGVSFAIPQFVISNFINPWIVDIGASLISMGALILFLRVWQPRQLWLSPALRGHDESAATMATAKPLDKTPLTQSELFSALLPWIIVCVVMLIWGNGAFKTWANGIFVWNYPVPELHQMINKMPPVAPAPTKEAAVFGFTYLSFTGTGMLIAAIISGFLMGVGPGRLLVEYGRTIRLCAISLITISAMLAIGTLTRLSGVDATLGLAFAATGVLYPFFGTLLGWLGVALTGSDTSSNILFGNLQKITSQQLGLSPILMAAANSSGGVMGKMIDAQSIVVASTATNWYGHEGTILRFVFWHSIVLACLVGVLVTLQAYVWPFTAMVLK from the coding sequence ATGTGGAATCAAATCTATGATCCGCTGCACAGCCCCGTGCTGTCGACGATCGCCGCGGCGGTGCCCGTCGTCACGCTGCTGGTCCTGATCGCGAGCGGCCGCGTCCAGGCGCATATCGCAGCCGTCATCGCCGTGATCGTGACCAACCTGATCACGATCTTCGTCTTCACCATGCCGGCGAACATGTCGATCCGCGCCTCGATCCTCGGCATCGTGACCGGCTTTTTTCCGATCGGCTGGATCGTCCTCAACGTCATCTTCCTCTACCAGGTGACGGTCTCTACCGGGCGCTTCGAGCTGCTCAAGCGCGCAGTTGGCGGCGTCACCGAGGACCGGCGGCTGCAATTGCTGCTGATCGCATTCTCGTTCGGCGCCTTCTTCGAGGGCGCCTCGGGATTCGGCACCCCGGTCGCGATCACCGGCGCCGTCCTGATCGGCCTCGGCTTCTCGCCGCTCGCCGCATCCGGCCTGTCGCTGATCGCCAACACCGCGCCGGTGGCTTACGGCGCGCTCGGCACGCCGATCCAGGGCCTTGCCTCGGTGACCGGGCTCGATCCCTACATCCTCGGCGCGATGGTCGGCCGTCAACTGCCGTTCTTCTCGCTGATCGTGCCGTTCTGGGTGGTCTGGGCGTTCGCGGGCTGGAAGGGCATGAAGGACGTCTGGCCGGCGATCCTGGTCACCGGCGTGTCGTTCGCGATCCCGCAATTCGTGATCTCGAACTTCATCAATCCCTGGATCGTCGACATCGGCGCATCGCTGATCTCGATGGGCGCGCTGATCCTGTTCCTGCGCGTATGGCAGCCGCGGCAGCTCTGGCTGTCGCCGGCCCTGCGCGGCCATGATGAATCGGCCGCCACCATGGCGACGGCCAAGCCGCTCGACAAGACGCCGTTGACGCAAAGCGAGCTGTTCAGCGCGCTGCTGCCGTGGATCATCGTCTGCGTCGTGATGCTGATCTGGGGCAACGGTGCCTTCAAGACCTGGGCGAACGGGATCTTCGTCTGGAACTATCCAGTTCCCGAGCTGCACCAGATGATCAACAAGATGCCGCCGGTCGCGCCGGCGCCGACCAAGGAAGCGGCGGTGTTCGGCTTCACCTACCTGTCCTTCACGGGTACGGGCATGTTGATCGCGGCGATCATCTCCGGCTTCCTGATGGGCGTCGGTCCGGGCCGGCTGCTCGTTGAATACGGCCGCACCATCCGGCTCTGCGCGATCTCGCTGATCACGATCTCGGCGATGCTCGCGATCGGTACCTTGACGCGGCTCTCAGGCGTCGACGCGACGCTGGGTCTCGCCTTTGCCGCAACCGGCGTGCTCTATCCCTTCTTCGGCACGCTGCTCGGCTGGTTGGGCGTGGCGCTGACGGGATCGGATACGTCGTCGAACATCCTGTTCGGCAACCTCCAGAAGATCACGTCGCAGCAGCTCGGCCTCTCGCCGATCCTGATGGCGGCGGCGAACTCGTCCGGCGGCGTGATGGGCAAGATGATCGACGCGCAGTCGATCGTCGTCGCCTCCACCGCCACCAACTGGTACGGCCATGAGGGCACGATCCTGCGCTTCGTGTTCTGGCACTCGATCGTGCTGGCCTGCCTCGTCGGCGTGCTGGTGACGTTGCAGGCCTATGTCTGGCCGTTCACGGCAATGGTCCTGAAGTAG
- a CDS encoding META domain-containing protein: MVSFKLVVCAAVAMLATSGLARAEEGFPFGTEMTLEALPQAGSKRIPNIEIGDNGEVVLELWCKGGKGQFSVAGNTVIFVPGQIQDRSCPPARAQADDDLVAALGSIETWKRQGDVLTLIGPKPLRFRVNGN; this comes from the coding sequence ATGGTTTCGTTCAAGCTGGTGGTGTGTGCGGCGGTTGCAATGCTCGCGACGTCCGGCCTTGCTCGCGCCGAGGAGGGCTTTCCGTTCGGCACCGAGATGACGCTGGAGGCGCTGCCGCAAGCAGGCTCGAAGCGGATTCCCAACATCGAGATCGGCGACAATGGCGAGGTCGTGCTGGAGCTCTGGTGCAAGGGCGGCAAGGGCCAGTTCTCGGTCGCCGGCAACACCGTGATCTTCGTGCCCGGCCAGATACAGGATCGGTCCTGCCCGCCGGCGAGAGCCCAGGCCGACGACGACCTCGTCGCAGCGCTCGGCAGCATCGAAACCTGGAAGCGCCAGGGCGACGTGCTGACCCTGATCGGCCCGAAGCCGCTGCGCTTTCGCGTGAACGGGAATTAG
- the groL gene encoding chaperonin GroEL (60 kDa chaperone family; promotes refolding of misfolded polypeptides especially under stressful conditions; forms two stacked rings of heptamers to form a barrel-shaped 14mer; ends can be capped by GroES; misfolded proteins enter the barrel where they are refolded when GroES binds): MAAKDVKFSGDARDRMLRGVDILANAVKVTLGPKGRNVVIEKSFGAPRITKDGVTVAKEIELEDKFENMGAQMVREVASKTNDLAGDGTTTATVLAQAIVREGAKAVAAGMNPMDLKRGIDSAVLAVVKDIEKRAKPVAASSEVAQVGTISANGDAAIGKMIAQAMQKVGNEGVITVEENKSLDTEVDIVEGMKFDRGYLSPYFVTNPEKMTAELEDAYILLHEKKLSGLQAMLPVLEAVVQSGKPLVIIAEDVEGEALATLVVNRLRGGLKVAAVKAPGFGDRRKAMLEDLAILTGGQLISEDLGMKLENVTVKMLGRAKKVVIDKENTTIVNGAGKKPDIEARVGQIKAQIEETTSDYDREKLQERLAKLAGGVAVIRVGGATEIEVKEKKDRVEDALNATRAAVQEGIVPGGGVTLLRAKKAVGRLTNANADVQAGINIVLKALEAPIRQISENAGVEGSIVVGKILENKSETFGFDAQTEDYVDMIEKGIIDPAKVVRTALQDASSVAGLLVTTEAMVAEMPKKEAAPAMPAGGGMGGF; the protein is encoded by the coding sequence ATGGCTGCCAAGGACGTCAAATTCTCCGGAGACGCGCGCGATCGCATGCTGCGCGGCGTCGACATTCTCGCCAACGCCGTCAAGGTGACGCTCGGCCCGAAGGGCCGCAACGTCGTCATCGAGAAGAGCTTCGGCGCGCCGCGCATCACCAAGGACGGCGTCACCGTCGCCAAGGAGATCGAGCTCGAGGACAAGTTCGAGAACATGGGCGCCCAGATGGTGCGTGAGGTCGCCTCCAAGACCAACGACCTCGCCGGCGACGGCACCACCACCGCGACCGTGCTGGCCCAGGCCATCGTGCGCGAAGGCGCCAAGGCGGTTGCCGCCGGCATGAACCCGATGGACCTCAAGCGCGGCATCGACAGCGCCGTCCTGGCCGTGGTCAAGGACATCGAGAAGCGCGCGAAGCCCGTCGCCGCCTCCTCCGAGGTCGCCCAGGTTGGCACCATCTCGGCCAACGGCGATGCCGCCATCGGCAAGATGATCGCCCAGGCGATGCAGAAGGTCGGCAACGAGGGTGTCATCACCGTCGAGGAAAACAAGTCGCTCGACACCGAAGTCGACATCGTCGAGGGCATGAAGTTCGACCGCGGCTATCTCAGCCCGTACTTCGTCACCAACCCCGAGAAGATGACCGCCGAGCTCGAGGACGCCTACATCCTCCTGCACGAGAAGAAGCTGTCCGGCCTGCAGGCCATGCTGCCTGTGCTCGAAGCCGTGGTGCAGTCGGGCAAGCCGCTCGTCATCATCGCCGAGGACGTCGAGGGCGAGGCGCTGGCGACCTTGGTCGTCAACCGCCTGCGTGGCGGCCTCAAGGTTGCCGCCGTCAAGGCGCCGGGCTTCGGTGATCGCCGCAAGGCCATGCTTGAAGACCTCGCAATCCTGACCGGTGGTCAGTTGATCTCCGAAGATCTCGGCATGAAGCTCGAGAACGTCACGGTGAAGATGCTCGGCCGCGCCAAGAAGGTGGTGATCGACAAGGAGAACACCACGATCGTCAACGGCGCCGGCAAGAAGCCCGACATCGAGGCCCGCGTCGGCCAGATCAAGGCCCAGATCGAGGAGACCACCTCGGACTACGACCGTGAGAAGCTCCAGGAGCGCCTTGCCAAGCTCGCCGGCGGCGTCGCGGTGATCCGCGTCGGCGGCGCCACCGAGATCGAGGTCAAGGAGAAGAAGGACCGCGTCGAGGACGCGCTCAACGCCACCCGCGCCGCGGTGCAGGAAGGCATCGTCCCCGGCGGCGGCGTCACGCTGCTGCGCGCCAAGAAGGCAGTCGGCCGTCTCACCAACGCCAATGCCGACGTCCAGGCCGGCATCAACATCGTGCTGAAGGCGCTGGAAGCTCCGATCCGCCAGATCTCGGAGAATGCCGGCGTTGAGGGCTCGATCGTGGTCGGCAAGATCCTGGAAAACAAGTCCGAGACCTTCGGCTTCGACGCCCAGACCGAGGACTATGTCGACATGATCGAGAAGGGCATCATCGATCCCGCCAAGGTGGTTCGCACCGCGCTGCAGGACGCCTCCTCCGTGGCCGGCCTGCTGGTGACGACCGAGGCCATGGTCGCCGAGATGCCGAAGAAGGAAGCCGCGCCCGCGATGCCCGCCGGCGGTGGCATGGGCGGCTTCTAA
- a CDS encoding co-chaperone GroES — protein MAKSKFRPLHDRVVVKRIDAEEKTKGGIIIPDTAKEKPSQGEVVAVGPGGRDETGKLIPIDLKAGDRVLFGKWSGTEVKIDNEELLIMKESDIMGVLA, from the coding sequence ATGGCTAAATCCAAATTTCGTCCGCTGCATGACCGTGTCGTGGTCAAACGTATCGACGCCGAGGAAAAGACCAAGGGCGGCATCATCATTCCGGACACCGCCAAGGAAAAGCCGTCCCAGGGCGAGGTCGTTGCCGTCGGCCCCGGCGGCCGCGACGAGACCGGCAAGCTGATTCCGATCGACCTCAAGGCGGGCGACCGCGTCCTGTTCGGCAAGTGGTCGGGCACCGAGGTCAAGATCGACAACGAAGAGCTCCTGATCATGAAGGAGTCGGACATCATGGGCGTGCTGGCCTAA
- a CDS encoding protein phosphatase CheZ, translating into MAVHRKRFRVEDIVGGEMPILDVTEEAGPMHSEIMAELRAIRAQMAKGVVAAPLSGSAAMAAIDASTAHELSEARTMLETYRAQIEQCEKLKVELDLIHDAIDRTKREIATLHGKSFDGGEMAKVNGELGAVVGGTEQATQQILEAAESIDQAASAMSKVDSADQQKRLADDIQERVISIFEACNFQDLTGQRISKVMTTMKFIEQHINAMMDIWGGVDAIKAHVPAPVDQRSDDEKLLNGPKLAGDVGHASQDDIDALFD; encoded by the coding sequence ATGGCTGTTCACCGCAAACGTTTTCGCGTCGAAGATATCGTCGGTGGCGAGATGCCGATTCTTGACGTAACCGAAGAGGCAGGCCCGATGCATAGCGAGATCATGGCGGAGTTGCGCGCGATCCGCGCACAGATGGCGAAGGGCGTTGTGGCTGCCCCGCTGTCCGGCAGCGCGGCCATGGCGGCGATCGACGCGTCCACGGCCCACGAACTGTCCGAAGCCCGCACCATGCTCGAGACCTACCGGGCGCAGATCGAGCAGTGCGAGAAGCTGAAGGTCGAGCTCGACCTGATCCACGACGCCATCGACCGCACCAAGCGCGAAATCGCGACGCTGCACGGCAAGAGCTTCGACGGCGGCGAGATGGCCAAGGTCAATGGCGAGCTCGGCGCGGTCGTCGGCGGCACCGAGCAGGCGACCCAGCAGATCCTCGAAGCCGCCGAGTCGATCGACCAGGCCGCCAGCGCGATGTCCAAGGTGGACTCGGCCGACCAGCAGAAGCGCCTCGCCGACGACATCCAGGAACGCGTCATCTCGATCTTCGAAGCCTGCAACTTCCAGGACCTGACCGGCCAGCGCATCAGCAAGGTCATGACCACGATGAAGTTCATCGAGCAGCACATCAATGCGATGATGGACATCTGGGGCGGCGTCGACGCGATCAAGGCCCATGTGCCGGCGCCGGTCGATCAGCGCAGCGACGACGAGAAGCTCCTCAACGGCCCGAAGCTCGCCGGCGACGTCGGCCACGCCTCGCAGGACGACATCGACGCGCTGTTCGACTGA
- a CDS encoding L,D-transpeptidase yields MFKKMSVALLGSACSFMAGANSASAFDNTVPNDPPAVLYAPQVPPAPVRVASNSNMGGGFIEFLFGDGPGRGPAYAPQAPVYQQQPGYYDQRRLPPMGEPQMQGGYQQGALQQEAIDPRQRPFDPRFEKQIVDYSGKESAGTIVVDTPNKFLYLVEGNGKAMRYGIGVGRPGFTWSGVKSITAKREWPDWTPPAEMIARRPDLPRHMEGGPENPLGARAMYLGSTLYRIHGSNEPWTIGTNVSSGCIRMRNEDVIDLYGRVNVGTRVVVM; encoded by the coding sequence ATGTTCAAGAAAATGTCTGTCGCGCTGCTCGGCAGCGCTTGCTCCTTCATGGCCGGCGCGAACAGCGCGAGCGCCTTCGACAACACGGTGCCGAACGACCCTCCTGCGGTGCTCTACGCCCCGCAGGTGCCCCCCGCGCCGGTGCGCGTTGCCTCCAATTCGAACATGGGCGGCGGCTTCATCGAGTTCCTGTTCGGCGATGGTCCTGGCCGCGGCCCGGCCTACGCGCCGCAAGCGCCGGTCTATCAGCAGCAGCCCGGCTATTACGACCAGCGCCGCCTGCCGCCGATGGGCGAGCCGCAGATGCAGGGCGGATATCAGCAGGGCGCGCTCCAGCAGGAAGCGATCGATCCGCGGCAGCGTCCGTTCGATCCGAGATTCGAGAAACAGATCGTTGACTATAGCGGCAAGGAAAGTGCCGGCACGATCGTGGTCGATACGCCGAACAAGTTCCTCTATCTCGTCGAGGGCAACGGCAAGGCGATGCGCTACGGCATCGGCGTCGGCCGTCCCGGCTTCACCTGGTCCGGCGTCAAGTCGATCACGGCAAAACGCGAATGGCCGGACTGGACGCCGCCGGCGGAAATGATCGCGCGCCGTCCGGATCTGCCCCGGCACATGGAAGGCGGCCCGGAGAATCCGCTCGGCGCCCGCGCGATGTATCTCGGCTCGACGCTCTACCGCATCCACGGCTCCAACGAGCCCTGGACCATCGGCACCAACGTCTCCTCCGGCTGCATCCGCATGCGCAACGAGGACGTCATCGACCTCTACGGCCGCGTCAACGTCGGCACCAGGGTCGTGGTGATGTGA
- a CDS encoding DUF2076 domain-containing protein, translating into MTPQERQLVDELFDRLSKLENAPRDPDAITAISDGLRKAPGGVYALVQTTLLQDEALKRAHNRIQELEAAHAPEQQQQSGGFLDTMRDTLFGGSQSRGSVPNVPPREQRPVWNTGQAMPQTQPGYGQPPYGQAYGQGPGQGQAPGYGAPPVGGGGGSFLGTAAAAAAGVVGGSLLLSSIRGMMGGGHQQAFGDTTIIEERGGGGPWGGSGDQSGGSLARDAGLGDIGLSRDSRQGFSDQASNDRDNNDQNYDDDHDDGNMDMADDSDFGGGDDGGSDYA; encoded by the coding sequence ATGACGCCGCAGGAACGCCAGCTCGTTGACGAGCTTTTCGACCGGCTTTCGAAACTGGAAAATGCACCGCGTGATCCCGACGCGATCACCGCGATCTCCGACGGCCTGCGCAAGGCCCCCGGCGGGGTCTACGCCCTGGTGCAGACCACGTTGTTGCAGGACGAAGCGCTGAAGCGCGCCCATAACCGCATCCAGGAGCTGGAAGCGGCCCATGCGCCCGAGCAGCAGCAGCAGTCCGGCGGCTTCCTGGACACCATGCGCGACACGCTGTTCGGCGGAAGCCAGTCTCGCGGCTCGGTTCCGAACGTGCCGCCGCGTGAGCAGCGGCCGGTCTGGAACACCGGCCAGGCGATGCCCCAGACCCAGCCGGGCTACGGCCAGCCGCCTTATGGTCAGGCTTACGGACAAGGTCCGGGTCAGGGCCAAGCTCCGGGCTATGGCGCCCCGCCGGTCGGCGGTGGCGGCGGCTCGTTCCTCGGCACGGCCGCGGCAGCCGCGGCCGGCGTCGTCGGCGGCTCGCTGCTGCTCTCCAGCATCCGCGGCATGATGGGCGGAGGGCACCAGCAGGCCTTCGGCGACACCACCATCATCGAGGAACGCGGTGGTGGCGGTCCGTGGGGTGGTAGTGGCGATCAGTCCGGCGGCTCGCTCGCGCGCGATGCTGGCCTCGGCGACATCGGCTTGAGCCGCGACTCCCGTCAGGGCTTCTCCGACCAGGCCTCGAACGATCGCGACAACAACGACCAGAATTACGACGACGATCACGACGACGGCAACATGGACATGGCCGACGACAGCGATTTCGGCGGCGGTGACGACGGCGGCAGCGATTACGCGTGA
- a CDS encoding ChbG/HpnK family deacetylase, giving the protein MSAAASLRRIWLCADDYGISPGVNRAIRDLIERGRLNATSVMMVGPAIERSEVEALQASVKANPRGAIGLHVTLSAPFRPLTMHFRPLDGDMFMPFPKLLRAGLARRLDREFFRNEVKAQLMAFVEAFGRAPDFVDGHQHVQLFPQVRDGFVDAVSEGAPNAWVRQGGRDLPLAQRLASPKAMVLDILSAQFRRRAGSAGLGFNPGFAGAYDFTRATDFGALMRQFLQGLPDGGLVMCHPGFVDDVLTGLDPMTDVREREHAYLASDAFARLLADSGVTLG; this is encoded by the coding sequence ATGAGCGCGGCCGCGAGCCTGCGGCGGATCTGGCTCTGCGCCGACGATTACGGCATCAGCCCCGGCGTCAACCGCGCCATCCGCGACCTGATCGAACGCGGCCGTCTCAACGCAACCTCGGTGATGATGGTCGGCCCCGCGATCGAACGCAGCGAGGTCGAGGCGCTCCAGGCCTCCGTGAAGGCGAACCCGCGCGGCGCGATCGGACTGCACGTGACGCTGTCGGCGCCGTTCCGGCCGCTGACCATGCATTTCCGCCCGCTCGACGGCGACATGTTCATGCCATTTCCAAAGCTGCTGCGAGCTGGCCTTGCGCGCCGGCTCGACCGCGAATTCTTTCGCAACGAGGTGAAGGCGCAGCTGATGGCCTTCGTGGAAGCGTTCGGCCGCGCGCCGGACTTCGTCGACGGCCACCAGCATGTGCAACTCTTTCCGCAAGTGCGCGACGGCTTTGTCGATGCCGTCAGCGAGGGCGCGCCGAACGCCTGGGTGCGCCAGGGCGGCCGCGACCTGCCGCTTGCCCAGCGGCTGGCCTCACCGAAGGCCATGGTGCTCGACATCCTCAGCGCGCAATTCCGCCGCCGGGCGGGTAGCGCCGGCCTCGGCTTCAATCCGGGTTTTGCCGGCGCCTATGATTTCACGCGCGCTACCGATTTCGGCGCGTTGATGCGGCAATTCCTTCAGGGCCTCCCCGACGGCGGCCTCGTGATGTGTCATCCCGGTTTCGTCGATGACGTCCTCACCGGCCTCGATCCGATGACCGATGTCCGCGAGCGCGAGCACGCATATCTTGCCAGCGATGCCTTTGCGCGCCTGCTGGCGGACAGTGGCGTCACGCTGGGATGA